A part of Sporomusaceae bacterium FL31 genomic DNA contains:
- a CDS encoding multidrug ABC transporter, producing MVNFFINRPVFAIVLSVIITLIGGIAVFNLPVAQYPQISPPTISVSANYWGANAEVVNQTVAQVIEQQVNGVEGMVSMASTSTDAGTYSLSVQFESGKNADNAAVQTQNRVAEAAARLPAAVQASGVTTKKSSKDLSLVFSLWADDDIYSPNFLKNYGSIYLVDKIKRIKGVGEVAELGSDYSMRVWLQPEKMAQLGISANAIISAIEKQNVQAPAGALGKMPADAGQEFQYTARVKGRLSEVKEFEDIIILARADSAAVRLKDVARLEFGSRNYTYESLANGHAATMLAVKLTSDANALETIGNVKKVIEEAEKNFPEGMHVQIVIDTTKFVYESMREVAKTFAEALLLVVIIVFLFLQSWRATLIPLLAIPVSLIGTFGAFSILGFTINTLTLFAMVLAIGLVVDDAIVVIEAVEHHMRSSGLTPREATRRAMSEVAGPVVAIAFVLAAVFIPVAFFGGMVGILYKQFALTISISMALSAVVALSLTPALCTLLLKSYDPNEHAGVLGRFFGAFNAWLEHQTEGYGNRVKGMIGTTRLCMVLVAVVVILLGGLNHLLPSSFVPEEDQGYYIASVSLPDAASLNRTSKMVQSFSATLQTQPGVTDVLAVTGMDIVGDGAKSNMGAVLIGLAPWEERNRPDLQIEAKVRQTLMLGAKVPEGAVIAFNPPSLPGLGMVGGFTMMLQNLGGGSLEKLDGVTQKFIAAAQKRPEIRRITANFKANTPGYEFEVDRQKAEKMGVSVNDVFSALQVFLGGTEVNDFNKFGRTYKVVVQAETPFRSDTDAMRYLYVKSSNNTMVPLNTLIKPRKVSAPSTLNRFNGVQAVQLNGSPAAGYSSGQAIAALEEVAAQILPDGYGYEWSGQSREEKESGNQAPLVFGLAVVFVFLCLAALYESWSVPFAVLLGVPLGLFGAFLFQYARNLENSVFMQIGLVMLIGLAAKNAILIVEFAKIRVDKGMEPVQAVIEAAKIRLRPIIMTSLAFIIGCVPLMLASGAGAGARKAMGTTVVGGMLTATAMGIFLIPVFFVVVEKATERLNMLRTKGAQRSNPISENITK from the coding sequence ATGGTCAATTTCTTTATCAACCGCCCCGTATTTGCGATCGTCCTGTCCGTTATCATTACCCTGATCGGCGGCATTGCCGTCTTTAACCTGCCGGTGGCTCAGTATCCCCAGATTTCCCCGCCGACTATTTCGGTGAGTGCCAATTATTGGGGAGCCAACGCGGAGGTCGTCAATCAGACGGTAGCCCAGGTGATCGAACAGCAGGTCAACGGGGTCGAGGGCATGGTTTCCATGGCTTCCACCAGTACGGACGCCGGTACGTATTCGCTCAGCGTTCAGTTTGAATCCGGGAAAAATGCCGATAATGCCGCCGTGCAAACCCAAAACCGGGTAGCGGAGGCTGCCGCGCGTTTGCCTGCTGCTGTTCAGGCCAGTGGTGTCACGACGAAGAAATCATCGAAGGATTTGTCGCTGGTGTTCAGTCTTTGGGCGGACGATGATATCTACAGTCCGAATTTTCTCAAGAACTATGGCAGCATCTATCTGGTGGACAAGATCAAACGGATCAAAGGGGTCGGTGAAGTGGCGGAGCTCGGCTCAGACTACAGTATGAGGGTCTGGCTGCAGCCGGAAAAAATGGCTCAGCTTGGGATCTCAGCAAACGCTATAATTTCTGCCATTGAAAAGCAAAACGTGCAGGCGCCGGCCGGTGCCCTCGGCAAGATGCCTGCTGATGCCGGGCAGGAATTCCAGTACACGGCCAGAGTCAAAGGCCGGCTTAGCGAAGTCAAGGAGTTTGAGGATATTATCATCCTGGCCCGGGCAGACAGTGCTGCCGTCCGCCTAAAAGACGTAGCCAGGCTGGAATTCGGCAGTAGGAACTATACCTATGAAAGCCTGGCCAACGGTCATGCCGCGACCATGCTGGCGGTAAAACTGACCAGTGACGCCAATGCCCTGGAGACGATCGGTAACGTCAAAAAGGTTATCGAAGAGGCGGAAAAAAACTTCCCGGAAGGCATGCATGTTCAAATTGTGATTGACACGACCAAGTTTGTTTACGAATCCATGAGGGAGGTGGCGAAAACCTTCGCGGAAGCGCTGCTGCTGGTTGTGATTATCGTATTTCTGTTCTTACAGAGCTGGCGGGCTACGCTAATCCCCCTACTGGCCATACCGGTTTCGCTGATCGGTACGTTTGGGGCCTTTAGTATTCTGGGTTTTACCATTAATACGTTGACGTTGTTCGCCATGGTACTCGCGATCGGGCTGGTGGTTGATGACGCCATTGTGGTCATTGAGGCGGTTGAGCACCACATGCGCAGTTCCGGGCTTACGCCGAGGGAAGCGACGCGGCGGGCGATGAGCGAAGTTGCGGGACCGGTAGTGGCCATTGCCTTTGTATTGGCTGCCGTTTTTATTCCGGTTGCCTTCTTTGGTGGTATGGTGGGGATACTCTATAAGCAATTCGCTCTGACTATCTCCATCTCTATGGCATTATCTGCGGTGGTGGCGCTGTCCTTGACACCGGCCTTATGTACGCTGCTGCTGAAATCCTATGATCCCAATGAGCACGCAGGGGTCCTCGGCCGGTTTTTCGGCGCCTTCAACGCCTGGCTTGAACATCAAACCGAAGGCTATGGTAACAGGGTAAAAGGAATGATCGGAACAACCCGTTTGTGTATGGTGCTGGTGGCCGTTGTGGTCATTCTGCTGGGAGGATTGAATCATCTCCTACCTTCATCGTTTGTACCTGAGGAAGATCAGGGCTACTATATTGCTTCCGTTTCTTTGCCTGACGCGGCCAGCCTGAATCGTACCAGCAAAATGGTGCAGAGCTTTTCGGCAACCCTGCAAACCCAGCCTGGCGTTACCGATGTCCTGGCCGTGACAGGAATGGACATCGTGGGAGACGGTGCCAAGTCGAATATGGGAGCAGTACTTATCGGTCTGGCTCCCTGGGAGGAACGCAACAGGCCGGATCTGCAGATTGAAGCGAAAGTCAGGCAAACGCTTATGCTTGGTGCAAAGGTGCCGGAAGGAGCGGTAATTGCCTTCAATCCTCCGTCCCTGCCTGGCTTGGGGATGGTAGGCGGTTTTACCATGATGCTGCAAAACCTCGGCGGCGGCTCGCTGGAGAAATTGGATGGCGTTACGCAAAAATTCATTGCCGCTGCTCAAAAGCGCCCGGAAATTAGGAGAATTACTGCTAATTTCAAAGCTAACACTCCGGGTTATGAATTTGAAGTTGACCGGCAAAAGGCCGAAAAAATGGGCGTGTCGGTGAATGATGTGTTTTCGGCTTTACAAGTGTTTCTCGGCGGTACGGAGGTCAATGATTTCAATAAATTTGGCCGCACCTACAAAGTCGTTGTCCAGGCAGAAACGCCGTTTCGCAGTGATACCGACGCCATGAGGTACTTGTATGTGAAAAGCTCGAATAACACGATGGTGCCGCTGAATACGCTGATAAAACCCCGAAAAGTCAGCGCTCCATCCACACTTAACCGGTTTAACGGCGTCCAGGCCGTCCAATTGAATGGCAGCCCGGCAGCCGGATACAGCTCGGGCCAGGCCATTGCAGCGCTGGAAGAAGTGGCAGCGCAAATCCTCCCCGACGGTTATGGCTATGAGTGGTCCGGCCAAAGCCGGGAGGAAAAGGAGTCGGGAAACCAGGCGCCGCTTGTTTTCGGATTGGCTGTCGTGTTTGTATTTTTGTGTCTGGCCGCATTGTATGAAAGCTGGAGTGTGCCGTTCGCAGTACTTTTAGGTGTGCCGTTAGGACTGTTTGGTGCTTTCCTTTTTCAGTATGCGCGTAATCTGGAAAACAGTGTCTTTATGCAGATCGGTCTGGTAATGTTGATTGGTCTGGCGGCGAAAAATGCTATCCTTATCGTCGAGTTCGCCAAGATCAGGGTGGACAAAGGCATGGAGCCGGTCCAGGCGGTCATTGAAGCGGCTAAGATTCGCTTACGCCCAATTATCATGACCTCCCTGGCGTTTATTATCGGCTGCGTGCCGCTGATGCTGGCCAGCGGTGCCGGGGCTGGTGCCCGGAAAGCGATGGGGACAACGGTTGTGGGCGGTATGCTGACGGCAACTGCTATGGGAATATTTCTGATTCCCGTGTTTTTTGTGGTTGTTGAGAAGGCAACAGAGCGGCTAAACATGTTGCGTACTAAAGGAGCTCAGCGTAGCAATCCGATATCGGAAAACATAACTAAATAA
- a CDS encoding lipoprotein, which yields MMKSSPKMVVGIIILIGLAGWAFMRLGAGGKTASGPSMQGGAVEVKAMRVVQQDMSINYEFAGKVTAKDEIKIISKVSGNIVAKMVQGGDAVYKGQSLFKIDNKQHLSSINSARATLTKSQATLRNIQRDVARYRSLAANGAIAQQTLDSYEARAEEEAASVEANRASLQQAIEDEQDTLIVSPVDGRIDVNDISMGQFVTAGTTTMGTVSSVDPVWVQFSMSETEYIKFARMGGGTLPDTFKENLKLIVSDGSEYNLTGRVEQIDRGIGDITGTITLKALFDNPQNFLLPGMFAKIVVPGEFRKAAILIPQRAVTELLDETFVTMVTADNKAEIRKVNIAEKVGNLYVVAEGLAAGDCVVVEGLDKVKKDTALQVTLLVPENLPVPASNRGND from the coding sequence ATGATGAAGTCTTCCCCCAAAATGGTTGTTGGTATTATCATACTTATCGGTTTAGCGGGCTGGGCGTTTATGCGGCTGGGAGCTGGCGGCAAAACTGCCTCCGGTCCCAGTATGCAAGGTGGAGCGGTGGAAGTTAAGGCGATGCGCGTAGTGCAGCAGGATATGTCAATTAACTATGAGTTTGCCGGCAAAGTGACAGCCAAGGATGAGATCAAGATCATATCCAAGGTGTCAGGGAATATTGTGGCCAAAATGGTCCAGGGCGGCGATGCGGTTTACAAAGGTCAGTCCTTATTTAAAATTGACAATAAACAGCATCTTTCATCCATCAACTCCGCCCGGGCAACGCTGACCAAGTCGCAGGCGACACTGCGGAATATCCAGAGAGACGTGGCGCGATACAGGAGTTTGGCGGCAAACGGGGCCATTGCCCAGCAAACACTGGATTCGTATGAAGCCCGGGCCGAGGAAGAGGCGGCAAGCGTGGAGGCTAACCGGGCCAGTCTGCAGCAGGCGATAGAAGATGAACAGGACACCCTGATTGTTTCGCCGGTGGACGGTCGGATTGATGTCAACGATATCAGCATGGGGCAATTCGTAACAGCCGGTACCACGACCATGGGCACCGTATCTTCCGTTGATCCCGTCTGGGTGCAATTCAGTATGAGCGAGACCGAATATATCAAATTCGCCCGCATGGGGGGCGGGACGCTGCCGGACACATTCAAAGAGAATCTGAAGCTGATCGTTAGCGATGGTTCGGAGTATAACCTCACCGGGCGAGTGGAGCAGATCGACCGGGGGATTGGGGACATCACCGGCACCATAACACTAAAAGCGCTTTTCGATAACCCACAGAATTTTTTACTCCCTGGTATGTTCGCCAAAATCGTAGTTCCGGGCGAATTTCGTAAGGCTGCAATCCTGATCCCGCAGCGGGCCGTAACAGAATTATTGGATGAAACCTTTGTTACCATGGTCACTGCGGATAACAAAGCAGAAATCCGCAAAGTCAACATAGCGGAAAAGGTCGGCAATCTGTACGTGGTGGCCGAAGGACTTGCGGCAGGCGACTGCGTGGTTGTCGAAGGGTTGGATAAGGTGAAAAAAGACACGGCCCTGCAGGTTACCCTGCTGGTGCCGGAAAATTTGCCGGTTCCGGCCAGCAATAGGGGGAATGATTGA